ACATACGTTGTCCCCAGTATGGCGGGCTAGTTACTACAATATCTATACTCTCATTAGGAAGTTCTTTTATGAGTTCGAAGCAGTCCCCTTCTGTGACACTGTTAACATGAAATGGTCCTATTTTTTCCACGTCCATTGTCTCTCCTTATAAAGTAGGTCTATTTATTTAAAGTTATTCTCTTTTTGGTTTAACCCCCCACTCATCTTGTGACCGAAATCGGTCACAAGATACACAAAAAACATGCTATTAGCAAGGGCTAAATCAAATTTTTGCAAAGGGTGCCCAATGTTGCTGGAAAGAAAAAATATTGTCGGAGATGCGATAAAAATCTCCAGAGAATCAAAAAACCCTAAAATAACACAGGAAGGGCTTTCTACTCGCCTTCAATTACTCGGATGGTCAGACTGTGACAGATTTACTGTCTCAAAAATAGAGCTTGGAACAAGAAAAGTTACAGATTATGAACTCAAACTTCTTTCAAAGGCGTTGGGCGTCTCTTCTGATACTCTTTTAGGGGAATTAGAATGATTATTAAAGTTTATGACGCCAAGCAAAAAGAAAGCGTAGACGTTAATATTAAAAATATCTCTGATGACCAGTATAACAATATCATCGAGTATTATCAGAACTCTCTTACGAAAAAAACTAAATCCCGAGCTGTTTCTGATTCTTATATTTACAGCTTAAAACTTTGTCCAGAAGCAAATCCTGCTGATCTTTGGTGGCATGTTATTTATAGATATTATCTGGATGAATATAGCGATCAAAGCTGGAAACGAACTGCTGGTTTTGCTCTTGAAATTGCTTTTGTTGATATTTATGCGCCTCTATTCGATCAATACGGAATTAATATTGAATGTATAACAGGTAATCGCGCTCACCAAGTTATGAAACAAATGGGTATTGATGATAAGGTTGGAAAATCAAAGCTGGACATAGTGCTTGAAGGTAAGTGTCATCATAATATTTATAAAGTCTTTGGTGGCCTTCATGTTAAAAGTAGTCTTGCAGAAAGAATACAAGATGATGTGCCAGCTAGTTTAGCTATGATGGAAGCCGGCTACTGGAGCGGTTTTTTTACTCTTGATGCAAAAGCGTTTCCTCCGCCTCATGGAGACGCCGTAGTTAGAGGTGAGCTTGGTTATAGAAACGATCCTGGTGGAGCTCTAAAAAGAAACTATTTTGAGCGAGATGGGCAATTCGATAATTGCTATTCATACAATCTAAGAACAAAACCAAGCGAAGGCGAAACCCTGTCAGGAAAAAAAATTTATCGGCTTTCATTCAGCGAGCCCAAACCAGACCAATTTATGCGAGATGTGATTGCCTGTTGGGAATCTAAGAAAAACACAATCTGCTAAACCTGTTCCTTTCTAAAATCCATTAAACTTCGCTTATCAATTTTCCCCCCTTCCCCCTATCTATTTCATCTGGTATAATGTCATGTCATTTCACGTCACACCATGCTAAGGGGGATATATGATTGTCCTAATCGGAGCGGAAAAAGGCGGCACAGGGAAAACCACCCTGGCCACGAACTTTGCGGCCATGAGAGCCCAAGAAGGCCATGAGGTTCTTTTACTGGATACGGATAGCCAGGGGTCGGCTACCTATTGGAGCCGGATACGGGATGATAAGGGGATCAAGCCCGCGATTTATTGCGCCCAAAAATTCGGACGGGTTGACCAGGAGGTTTCCAAGCTGGCCGGAAAATTCGACGACATAATAATTGACGCCGGTGGCCGAGACTCCGAAGAACTCCGGAGCAGTATGCTTGTAGCCCACAAAGCATATGTGCCGGTACAGCCGAGCCAGTTTGATGTATGGACCCTATCCCCTATGGCGCAGATGGTTTCAAAAGCTAAAATCCTAAACCCGGATTTGAAAGTTTATATCATCTTAAACCGGGCATCCCCTAACCCGTCCGTATCCGAGGCTGCGGAAGCCCAGGAGATTTTAGCCGACCTTGAGGAGTTGGAACTATCCAAAGCCCTTGTCCGTGATCGTATCGCCTTTAGAAAGGCAGCCAGGGACGGCTTAAGCGTTTCTGAAATGACGCCTCCGGACCCCAAGGCCGTGGCCGAGATCACCGAGCTTTACAAGGAGGTGTTTCATGCCGGATGAAAAGAAAAAACCCTCTCTTTCTATGACGCCCCCCGGAGCCATGGCCACGCCTGACCCGGAAAAAGAAAAAGCCAAAGAGGCTTTTATAAGCGAGGCCGGGCCAGCCAAAGGGAAAACAGAGGACAAACCAGAGCAAGAAGCGTCTAAACCTCCCAAAAAGAAAGCGCCTGCCCCCTACCCTTGGGAAGCTCCGGGCGTAGACGCACGGGTTATCAAAGCGTTTAATCTCCGTTTGAGCGAACCGGATTTTTTACGCCTTAAATACCTGGTGGAAAAATCCAATGAAAAAAGTATGCACGCCTTCTGTGCCCGTGTGGTTATGGAGGCCGTCAGTAAAGGCATAAAAGACATGAAATG
The sequence above is drawn from the Desulfatibacillum aliphaticivorans DSM 15576 genome and encodes:
- a CDS encoding helix-turn-helix domain-containing protein, encoding MLLERKNIVGDAIKISRESKNPKITQEGLSTRLQLLGWSDCDRFTVSKIELGTRKVTDYELKLLSKALGVSSDTLLGELE
- a CDS encoding BsaWI family type II restriction enzyme, with protein sequence MIIKVYDAKQKESVDVNIKNISDDQYNNIIEYYQNSLTKKTKSRAVSDSYIYSLKLCPEANPADLWWHVIYRYYLDEYSDQSWKRTAGFALEIAFVDIYAPLFDQYGINIECITGNRAHQVMKQMGIDDKVGKSKLDIVLEGKCHHNIYKVFGGLHVKSSLAERIQDDVPASLAMMEAGYWSGFFTLDAKAFPPPHGDAVVRGELGYRNDPGGALKRNYFERDGQFDNCYSYNLRTKPSEGETLSGKKIYRLSFSEPKPDQFMRDVIACWESKKNTIC
- a CDS encoding AAA family ATPase codes for the protein MIVLIGAEKGGTGKTTLATNFAAMRAQEGHEVLLLDTDSQGSATYWSRIRDDKGIKPAIYCAQKFGRVDQEVSKLAGKFDDIIIDAGGRDSEELRSSMLVAHKAYVPVQPSQFDVWTLSPMAQMVSKAKILNPDLKVYIILNRASPNPSVSEAAEAQEILADLEELELSKALVRDRIAFRKAARDGLSVSEMTPPDPKAVAEITELYKEVFHAG